The region TTAATGTCGTTTGATACTTAATTGacgtcattttcacaaattaattttttgatgtTAGTTTTGTGAAATGACAGCTAATTTGAGATAAGAAACCGTTATTTGACATTGATCTATATAAACATCAGTACCACCAGAGAGCAATAATTTACGCTCTTAAGCCTAGATATTTTGACTATATCGAATATTTTATCCTTCTATTCTCGTGATTGATTCAGTGCTATCCATGCTATCGGTTAGTATATGACATTTAGAATACTTtctgccatttttttaaaactgaaaCTAGCTTAGCTAGATcagtgaaaatttgtatgaaaaatacgATTCGCTCGGGAGGTGTATTATTTAGCTTTAAAACactttactatgctggtgcatgtaataaggctattacatgtatataggcaataacctttacatcactcgcatagtaaaacgttatactacacacgggaaataaagtgatatctcgtatcacgatgagtaaaagtacctcgggctgccgccctcggatactttttctcatctggatacgagatatcactttacttcccttgcatagtaatgtactattaaatCACAACCTTGACGCAGATTACATGCCACCGAACTAATAAATAACTCATAATTCATTTACAAACCTTCACAAGCACCAAGTGATTGAAAATATCAAAGCCAAAAAGTGACATAAAGTCACATTTGAAACCATGTAAGCCTTCACTTCtcacaaaattggttcattgtAGCTTGATGTCGAAATCATCTGATTGATCTTCAGCAGTTAAAGTAAGTGACATAATTTCTGATCCCTTCTCACTTCAAAACAGTGAATCTTTCCACGAttcgatttcaaattattGCCGCGTTTCTCATTGAAATACTGAACAACATTCGGAAGAAAACAACacttaacaaaacaaaaaaatgcaacCGCACCGCTCGGCACTGTCAATGTCAGCTGTCGGCCATTAGACGTCAGGCTGAAAATTTCCacttttctaaaaataaaaatacaaaataaaatttcggtaATAAAGTCGTTCATTTGGCTTTCATCCGACTAAAGCCATTGCAACATGGTTATTACCAATGATATCCACCTTCCAGCCGAGGAAGAATTAACTGTGCCAGAAGTTAATTTATCTAGCTCAGCACTACGAGCTGGAGCTTTTCATTTAGGAAAACattgcgaaaaacaaaatctggTAAGTCCTTGCTACCACTAATCGATGTTGTCCAATATCGACTTAAACGTTTTGTCCAAACACTCAGAACATGTCTGTCTCTGGTTAtgatttcgtttaaattttggaTAACGGAGAATTTGTTGTTATGTAATTTTCATTggagccataacctcaaccTGATTGTTGATGTTTTTCTTTGTGACAGGAGTTTTTGCTATGCCGTCAAGAGCTGGACGATCCCAGGAAGTGTATCGAAGAAGGGAAACAAGTGACCAGTTGCACTATGAACTTCTTTCGACTGGTGAAGAAAACTTGTGCCGATGAGTTCACTCAGTACGCCAATTGTTTGGACAAGAGCAGTCCGTACTTCGATTACAACAAGTAAGTTCCTTAACGCGAAGATTGAAAGTGCATTGAAGTATAAAATCAATTCGACAATAAAGTCACTGTAGACATAAATAGACAGATTAGGCATGAATTCCGGCCGTTAACTGTCACAAGAAAAACTGTTtgaattatatcaaaaatcaaaacgaaaatgttctcAAGATAGTTCTACTCGGCGGTTAATAGTTCAATCTCAATACAAATTCGAAAGGTCTGCATTTGCTGCTACTTACTGATAATGTCTAACTTTGCGAGAGAGTGTGTTGTTCATAAGCAAAGATCCAATAACATTGGGAATAAGTTTCCTGCTGGATACAttagtgaaatattttactaaaaatcGACAGTTTCTAATTCATAGTTTTCGGTTCCGTTACTACTCTGATGTTTGCTTTTTTTCTGGAAAGTAATCTGCGGCACATATAAGTTTcgaagaaaaacatttattgtgGAGCGTCTCGTCTCCATTCGAGCGTAGATCAGAGGACTGAATTGACTCAATTTTCCGActtgtttgatttttcttctttctgaaCTAAATTGCATAATTCcgcaacatttcaaaattgatcGAAAGGAGCCAAAG is a window of Bradysia coprophila strain Holo2 unplaced genomic scaffold, BU_Bcop_v1 contig_350, whole genome shotgun sequence DNA encoding:
- the LOC119080797 gene encoding NADH dehydrogenase [ubiquinone] 1 alpha subcomplex subunit 8 — its product is MVITNDIHLPAEEELTVPEVNLSSSALRAGAFHLGKHCEKQNLEFLLCRQELDDPRKCIEEGKQVTSCTMNFFRLVKKTCADEFTQYANCLDKSSPYFDYNKCRNTQGVYDKCIFENLKIERPEYGYYCRPKVHDSPRPRPPQPEKPNYPDTPPSLPDDYPRPPAKYGSRFHFVN